One segment of Rubripirellula amarantea DNA contains the following:
- a CDS encoding spherulation-specific family 4 protein, with protein sequence MSIAQESLVTSGESRLAANQRFHLQASEKMGLLIPLYIYPANIHTNADYNRVMELKRKYSEVPFWVVLNPASGPGNAINANYTKAIDRLIGAGCVVLGYVPTGYGKTPIDNVRKDMAAWREMYPRIHGIFFDEMIYDDTASAVDHQTSLNAIARELGYWPTVANPGADTPGRYFAADAADVIVIHEADHWPTQAKLHGDYFGGYSDYPPASRATLMYGQATCDTLAIKMSQRYTRWIYVTQDTYKPGDQAHPNPWDQLSIHLEIICKALTK encoded by the coding sequence ATGTCGATAGCGCAGGAATCGCTCGTGACGAGCGGCGAATCCAGGTTGGCTGCGAACCAGAGGTTCCATCTCCAAGCAAGTGAGAAGATGGGGCTACTGATTCCGCTGTACATCTATCCGGCCAACATACATACCAACGCCGATTACAACCGCGTGATGGAATTGAAACGCAAGTACAGTGAAGTGCCATTTTGGGTGGTGCTCAATCCTGCATCAGGACCCGGCAACGCAATCAATGCAAACTACACCAAAGCGATTGACCGGCTGATCGGAGCCGGTTGCGTTGTTCTCGGTTATGTACCGACCGGCTACGGCAAGACTCCCATCGACAATGTTCGAAAGGATATGGCGGCATGGCGAGAAATGTATCCTCGCATTCATGGAATCTTCTTTGACGAGATGATTTATGACGACACTGCATCGGCGGTGGATCATCAAACGTCGCTTAACGCGATCGCTCGCGAATTGGGGTATTGGCCGACGGTTGCCAATCCCGGCGCGGACACTCCCGGACGCTACTTTGCCGCCGATGCAGCGGATGTGATTGTGATTCATGAGGCTGATCATTGGCCGACGCAAGCCAAGCTTCACGGCGACTACTTCGGTGGATACTCGGACTATCCACCGGCCTCGCGCGCGACCCTTATGTATGGACAGGCAACTTGTGACACGTTGGCGATCAAGATGTCGCAGCGGTACACCCGTTGGATCTACGTGACTCAGGACACCTACAAACCCGGCGATCAGGCTCACCCCAATCCCTGGGATCAATTGTCCATTCACTTGGAAATCATTTGTAAGGCTTTGACCAAGTAA